Proteins encoded by one window of Coleofasciculus chthonoplastes PCC 7420:
- a CDS encoding DASH family cryptochrome, producing MNEQRILLWYRNDLRLHDHEPLHQALQTKAQVIPCYCFDDRLFHTTSFGFPKTGAFRAKFLLESVADLRENVRSRGSNLLVRRGLPENVIPTLAKELDITTVYFHQEVTSEEVAVESALKNALSEIGITVQTFWGSTLYHPDDLPFNLLKIPELFTNFRKQVEKKSTIYPPFPTPKRLPSLPSVEVGELPQLADFGLESPIFDERAVLPFQGGETAGLARLNDYFWKKDCLKVYKQTRNGMLGSDYSSKFSPWLALGCLSPRFIYEQVQQYEQEQIKNDSTYWLVFELIWRDFFRFICAKHGNRIFRPSGLQGIPIPWKEDWDRFTLWQQGKTGFPLIDANMRELAATGFMSNRGRQNVASFLTKNLGINWQIGAEWFESLLIDYDVCSNWGNWNYTAGVGNDARGFRYFNIQKQSKDYDPQGYYVKHWLPELNSLPAAKVHQPWTLTSAEQKQFGVRLGVDYPNPVVDLMESVKANEKVYNAALNHR from the coding sequence GTGAATGAACAACGAATTCTCCTCTGGTATCGCAATGACTTACGCCTTCATGATCACGAACCCCTACACCAGGCGCTACAGACAAAGGCGCAGGTGATTCCCTGCTACTGCTTTGACGATCGCCTTTTTCATACTACATCCTTTGGATTCCCTAAAACTGGAGCATTCCGCGCTAAATTCCTACTGGAAAGTGTAGCCGATTTGCGAGAGAATGTGCGATCGCGTGGAAGCAATTTGCTAGTGCGTCGGGGTTTACCGGAGAACGTCATTCCCACATTGGCAAAAGAACTTGATATCACGACGGTTTACTTTCACCAGGAAGTTACCTCTGAAGAAGTGGCGGTAGAATCTGCACTCAAAAACGCCTTATCTGAAATTGGTATAACCGTACAAACCTTCTGGGGAAGTACCCTCTACCATCCCGACGATTTACCCTTCAATCTCTTAAAAATTCCCGAACTTTTTACCAACTTCCGTAAGCAAGTCGAGAAAAAATCCACAATTTATCCCCCCTTTCCCACTCCAAAACGTTTACCATCTCTCCCCTCTGTAGAAGTTGGTGAATTGCCGCAACTCGCCGATTTTGGACTAGAATCCCCTATATTTGACGAACGAGCAGTATTACCATTCCAAGGGGGAGAAACCGCCGGATTAGCCAGACTCAATGACTATTTCTGGAAAAAAGACTGTCTTAAAGTTTACAAACAAACCCGCAATGGGATGTTAGGGTCAGATTACTCCTCTAAATTTTCGCCCTGGCTCGCATTGGGATGTTTATCGCCACGTTTTATTTATGAACAGGTGCAGCAATACGAACAGGAACAAATCAAAAATGATTCAACCTACTGGTTAGTGTTTGAATTAATTTGGCGAGACTTTTTCCGGTTTATTTGTGCCAAACATGGAAACCGAATTTTTCGCCCATCGGGGTTACAAGGTATCCCGATTCCCTGGAAAGAAGACTGGGATCGCTTTACCCTTTGGCAGCAAGGAAAGACAGGCTTTCCCTTAATTGACGCCAATATGCGGGAACTTGCCGCCACTGGATTTATGTCCAATCGGGGACGACAAAATGTTGCCAGTTTTCTCACCAAAAACCTCGGAATCAACTGGCAAATCGGCGCGGAGTGGTTTGAATCCCTACTCATTGACTACGATGTTTGTAGCAATTGGGGCAACTGGAATTATACAGCCGGAGTCGGGAATGATGCCCGTGGATTTCGCTATTTCAATATTCAAAAACAGTCGAAAGATTATGACCCTCAAGGTTACTATGTCAAACATTGGCTACCCGAACTCAATTCCTTACCCGCCGCTAAAGTACACCAACCTTGGACATTAACCTCAGCCGAGCAAAAACAGTTTGGGGTGAGACTTGGCGTCGATTATCCTAATCCGGTTGTAGACTTAATGGAGTCGGTGAAAGCAAACGAGAAAGTTTACAACGCCGCCTTGAACCATCGATAA
- a CDS encoding beta-ketoacyl-ACP synthase 3: MNQLGTGIAITGSGSATPDGVLDNHQLSQIVETSDEWITTRTGIRQRCLADAQASLSGLAAEAAKRAMAMAGVEPEALQLIILATSTPDDLFGTASQIQALLGASNAVAFDLTAACSGFVFGLVTAAQFIRTGVYQNILLIGADMLSRWLDWSDRGTCVLFGDGAGAVMLQADSRDRLLGFQIRSDGTQNKCLQLAYKPQTQQLVKDIEVGQGNFAAITMNGKEVYRFAVQKVPEVIEKALFQANLTAEDVDWLLLHQANQRILDAVARRLKIPSHKVLSNLSQYGNTSAASIPLILDEAVRSGKIQPGDIIASSGFGAGLTWGAAIFEWGR, from the coding sequence TTGAATCAACTAGGCACAGGAATTGCGATTACCGGGAGTGGTTCGGCGACACCCGATGGTGTTTTGGATAACCATCAACTCAGCCAGATAGTTGAGACATCGGATGAGTGGATTACTACCCGCACAGGAATTCGTCAACGGTGTCTAGCGGATGCTCAAGCCAGTTTGAGTGGGTTAGCGGCTGAAGCGGCAAAACGGGCGATGGCAATGGCGGGAGTTGAACCTGAAGCGTTACAGCTAATTATTCTGGCAACGTCTACACCGGATGATCTATTTGGTACAGCGAGTCAAATTCAGGCGTTACTCGGCGCATCTAATGCCGTGGCGTTTGACCTCACGGCGGCTTGTTCGGGTTTTGTGTTTGGTTTAGTAACGGCTGCCCAATTTATCCGGACGGGAGTTTATCAGAATATTCTATTAATTGGCGCGGATATGTTGTCGCGCTGGCTGGATTGGTCCGATCGCGGTACCTGTGTTTTATTTGGGGATGGTGCAGGGGCGGTGATGTTACAGGCAGATTCACGCGATCGCTTGTTGGGATTTCAAATTCGCAGTGATGGCACTCAGAATAAATGCTTACAGTTGGCTTATAAACCACAAACCCAGCAACTTGTCAAGGATATCGAAGTCGGTCAAGGAAATTTTGCCGCCATTACCATGAACGGTAAAGAAGTCTATCGATTTGCCGTGCAGAAGGTGCCAGAAGTGATTGAGAAGGCACTATTTCAGGCAAATTTGACTGCAGAGGATGTAGACTGGCTGCTCTTGCACCAAGCCAATCAACGGATTCTGGATGCAGTGGCTCGACGGTTGAAGATTCCCAGCCATAAGGTGTTGAGTAATTTGAGTCAGTATGGGAATACATCGGCGGCGTCGATTCCCTTAATTTTAGATGAAGCGGTGCGATCGGGAAAAATTCAGCCCGGTGATATTATTGCTAGTTCCGGTTTTGGTGCGGGATTAACCTGGGGGGCGGCTATTTTTGAATGGGGGCGATGA
- the plsX gene encoding phosphate acyltransferase PlsX, whose translation MASRERIAIDAMGGDHAPSEIVAGAIRAQEELGVEVILVGDTQAIEASLKEHKSPCQLEIAPAEDVIAMEEEPLVAIKRKPKASINVAMDLVKTKQAQAVVSAGHSGAAMAAALLRLGRLKGIDRPAIGAMFPTLIAGKPVIILDVGANVDCRPKYLEQFAVMGTVYSQYVLGIPEPKVGLLNIGEEDCKGNDLAIRTHQLLQDNPRVAFLGNAEGRDVLSGQFDVIVCDGFVGNILLKFAEAVGEIVLQILREELPQGLHGQLGTAILKPNLKRIKQRIDHAEHGGGLLLGVDGVCIISHGSSQAPSIFNAIRLAKEAIDNQVLERIQSTEIKRAKQLDGINQPSEVKPSEDTTG comes from the coding sequence ATGGCATCTCGCGAACGGATCGCAATCGACGCGATGGGAGGGGATCACGCTCCCTCAGAAATTGTGGCTGGAGCTATCCGAGCCCAAGAAGAGTTGGGCGTAGAGGTTATATTGGTTGGCGATACTCAGGCTATTGAAGCGTCCCTGAAAGAACACAAAAGTCCCTGCCAGCTAGAAATAGCCCCGGCGGAAGACGTAATTGCCATGGAAGAGGAACCCTTGGTGGCGATAAAACGCAAACCCAAGGCGTCAATCAACGTGGCGATGGATTTAGTCAAAACCAAGCAGGCACAAGCCGTAGTGTCGGCGGGTCATTCTGGCGCAGCTATGGCAGCAGCATTACTGCGTTTGGGACGGCTCAAGGGCATTGATCGCCCAGCGATTGGCGCTATGTTCCCCACCCTGATTGCTGGAAAGCCGGTGATTATTCTAGATGTGGGGGCAAATGTAGATTGTCGTCCCAAATATCTGGAGCAATTTGCGGTGATGGGGACGGTATATAGCCAGTATGTGCTGGGAATACCAGAACCCAAAGTCGGATTGCTCAATATCGGGGAAGAAGACTGTAAGGGGAATGATTTAGCGATTCGGACTCATCAACTGCTACAGGACAATCCCAGAGTCGCCTTTCTGGGTAATGCTGAAGGGAGAGATGTACTCTCAGGTCAGTTTGATGTGATTGTCTGTGATGGCTTTGTCGGCAACATCTTACTCAAGTTTGCCGAAGCGGTGGGAGAAATCGTCTTACAAATTCTGCGGGAGGAATTGCCCCAAGGCTTACATGGTCAACTGGGAACGGCGATTCTCAAGCCGAATCTGAAGCGGATTAAGCAGCGTATCGATCATGCTGAACATGGCGGTGGGTTGCTCTTGGGAGTGGATGGAGTCTGTATTATTAGCCATGGGAGTTCTCAAGCACCGTCTATTTTTAATGCGATTCGCTTGGCAAAAGAAGCGATTGATAATCAGGTGCTGGAGCGTATTCAGTCTACTGAAATCAAAAGGGCGAAACAATTAGATGGGATCAATCAGCCATCCGAGGTAAAGCCTTCGGAGGATACAACAGGTTAG